A region of Clostridiisalibacter paucivorans DSM 22131 DNA encodes the following proteins:
- the fliE gene encoding flagellar hook-basal body complex protein FliE — translation MKITGLDSMYKIQKNIDANGDIANDNKINFSQYLKSALDDVNSLQLESEKYKEMMAVGKVDNIHEVMIASEKASIALQLTTSIRNKVVDAYKEIMRMQI, via the coding sequence GTGAAGATTACAGGGTTAGATTCCATGTATAAAATACAGAAAAATATAGATGCAAATGGAGATATAGCAAATGATAATAAAATAAATTTTTCTCAGTATCTAAAGAGTGCTTTAGATGATGTAAATAGTTTACAATTGGAATCTGAAAAATACAAAGAAATGATGGCAGTTGGTAAAGTTGATAATATTCATGAGGTTATGATAGCTTCTGAAAAGGCAAGTATTGCTTTGCAGTTGACAACGAGTATTAGAAATAAAGTTGTAGATGCCTATAAAGAAATCATGAGAATGCAAATCTAA
- a CDS encoding FliH/SctL family protein gives MSRVIKSSRIVEVESKDKGIQTNVDPQTNYDKIINKGKMKSDSIVKEAKVQAEEIRRKAEEDARILIEDAHKEAKKIIEDSKKRGYEEGYELGYTEGKEESDKLISEANSIKEGYLNERKLVLDTIEKDVIDLIINISEKVINMKLEEDKEAILSMISKGLDGLNISDSLVIRVSKEDYDIVELSKNKVLAMANLVENIDIKIDSSLKKGDCIIESSNGTVDVGFKTQMDNVKKILLETLNSE, from the coding sequence TTGTCTAGAGTAATAAAGTCCTCTAGGATAGTAGAGGTGGAAAGTAAAGATAAAGGTATACAGACCAATGTAGACCCTCAAACTAATTATGACAAGATTATTAATAAAGGGAAAATGAAATCAGATAGTATAGTGAAAGAGGCAAAAGTGCAGGCTGAAGAGATTAGAAGAAAAGCTGAAGAGGATGCTAGAATATTAATAGAGGATGCCCATAAAGAAGCTAAAAAAATTATAGAGGATAGTAAGAAGAGGGGATATGAAGAAGGTTATGAGCTTGGTTATACAGAAGGAAAGGAAGAATCTGACAAACTTATATCTGAGGCAAATAGTATAAAAGAAGGATATCTTAATGAAAGAAAGTTAGTACTAGATACCATAGAAAAAGATGTAATAGACCTAATTATAAACATATCTGAAAAGGTTATAAATATGAAGCTTGAAGAGGATAAAGAGGCGATTTTATCTATGATATCTAAAGGGTTAGATGGTTTGAATATAAGTGACAGCCTAGTCATAAGGGTATCTAAAGAAGATTACGATATAGTCGAGTTATCTAAGAATAAGGTATTGGCAATGGCTAATTTGGTAGAAAACATTGATATCAAGATAGATTCTAGCCTAAAAAAGGGAGACTGTATTATAGAAAGTAGTAATGGTACGGTAGATGTAGGTTTTAAAACACAAATGGATAATGTGAAAAAGATACTATTAGAGACATTGAATAGCGAGTGA
- the flgB gene encoding flagellar basal body rod protein FlgB, with product MINEFYGKINFLKKAMDGAWLRNEAISNNISNVNTPGYKRIKVDFEKILDDSIEKKYLELDTTNNRHINQTYDNKNFMPIVKKDNFYSTKKDGNNVNIDVEMANLAKNTVYYNALSRMASDEISKIKTIINGGR from the coding sequence ATGATAAATGAATTTTATGGAAAAATTAATTTTTTGAAAAAAGCTATGGATGGGGCCTGGTTGAGAAATGAAGCAATTTCTAATAATATTTCTAATGTCAATACACCGGGATATAAAAGAATAAAAGTTGATTTTGAAAAAATATTAGATGATAGTATTGAAAAGAAATACTTGGAACTTGATACAACCAATAATCGACATATAAACCAAACATATGACAATAAAAATTTTATGCCCATTGTAAAAAAAGATAATTTCTACTCTACAAAAAAAGATGGCAATAATGTGAATATAGATGTAGAGATGGCAAATTTAGCTAAAAATACTGTATATTATAATGCATTGAGTCGAATGGCATCAGATGAAATTAGCAAAATAAAAACTATAATTAATGGAGGAAGGTGA
- the fliJ gene encoding flagellar export protein FliJ translates to MTKFKFKLQRILDYRETIEDKIYKEFGYCKSRLEKAEMVINRLLKEREGLNKSKNDLANNAKVMELKMLDMHIKNLNIKIKEQNKLILEIRNELQEIQDRLVKASIDKKTLEKLKERDKESYNYIVKKEEEKMVDQLVSFKNTVK, encoded by the coding sequence ATGACAAAATTCAAATTTAAGTTACAAAGGATATTAGATTATAGGGAGACTATTGAGGACAAGATATATAAAGAATTTGGGTACTGTAAGTCTAGACTAGAAAAAGCAGAGATGGTTATTAATAGATTATTAAAAGAGAGAGAAGGATTAAACAAATCGAAAAATGATCTGGCCAATAATGCCAAAGTAATGGAACTAAAAATGTTAGATATGCACATTAAAAATTTAAATATAAAAATAAAGGAACAAAACAAATTAATATTAGAGATTAGAAATGAATTACAAGAAATACAGGACAGGTTAGTTAAAGCTTCTATTGACAAGAAAACTTTAGAAAAATTAAAAGAGAGAGATAAGGAAAGTTATAATTATATAGTGAAAAAGGAAGAAGAAAAAATGGTAGATCAATTAGTTAGTTTTAAGAATACGGTAAAATAG
- a CDS encoding flagellar FlbD family protein produces the protein MIKLRRMNGKEFIINADLIELVEETPNTVIKLTTGNRYVVKESADEIIDKITCYKRRYLIEEI, from the coding sequence ATGATAAAATTAAGAAGAATGAATGGAAAAGAATTCATTATAAATGCAGATTTAATAGAGCTTGTAGAGGAAACACCAAATACTGTTATTAAATTGACTACAGGAAACAGATATGTAGTAAAAGAGTCTGCTGATGAAATTATAGATAAAATTACATGCTATAAAAGACGCTATCTGATTGAGGAAATAT
- the fliG gene encoding flagellar motor switch protein FliG translates to MARKNELSGKEKAAILLITLGPQKSAEIFKHLNEEEIEELTLEIANMRMVSPEEKEKVIEDFYQMCLAQEYISEGGINYAKDVLERALGSQKAVDIINKLTTSLQVRPFEFIRKADPNQLLNYIQSEHPQTIALILAYLSPNQAGQIMSKLSPEKQAEVAKRIATMDRTTPEIIKEVERVIESKFSTVVSQDFTSAGGIESIVSILNSVDRGTEKHIMEELETQDAELSEEIRKRMFVFEDIVSLDSRSIQRFIREIDNNQWAVALKGASEEVKEVIFANMSKRLVEMIKEDMEFMGPVRLKDIEEAQQNVVNVIRRLEDAGEIVTPRGGDEVIV, encoded by the coding sequence GTGGCTAGAAAAAATGAACTTAGTGGAAAAGAAAAGGCAGCAATATTGTTGATAACACTGGGACCTCAAAAGTCTGCGGAAATATTTAAACATTTAAATGAAGAAGAGATAGAAGAGTTGACTTTAGAAATAGCCAATATGAGGATGGTATCTCCTGAAGAAAAAGAAAAGGTAATAGAAGATTTTTACCAGATGTGTTTAGCACAAGAATATATATCAGAGGGAGGAATTAATTATGCCAAAGATGTTTTAGAAAGGGCTTTAGGTTCTCAAAAGGCTGTGGACATAATTAATAAACTTACAACATCATTACAAGTAAGACCCTTTGAATTTATTCGTAAAGCTGATCCCAACCAATTATTAAACTATATACAAAGCGAGCATCCTCAGACTATTGCACTGATATTGGCATATTTGTCTCCTAATCAGGCAGGACAAATAATGTCTAAGCTATCTCCTGAAAAGCAAGCAGAAGTAGCTAAGAGAATTGCTACAATGGATAGGACAACCCCTGAAATTATAAAAGAAGTGGAAAGAGTAATAGAAAGCAAATTTTCTACCGTCGTATCTCAAGATTTCACTTCTGCCGGTGGCATAGAATCTATAGTTTCTATTTTAAATTCAGTTGATAGAGGAACAGAAAAGCATATAATGGAAGAATTAGAGACTCAAGATGCTGAGTTATCAGAAGAAATTAGAAAGAGAATGTTTGTGTTTGAAGACATTGTATCACTGGATAGTAGATCTATTCAGAGATTTATTAGGGAAATAGATAATAACCAATGGGCTGTAGCTTTAAAAGGTGCCAGTGAAGAAGTAAAAGAAGTTATTTTTGCAAATATGTCTAAGCGTCTTGTTGAAATGATTAAAGAAGATATGGAATTTATGGGACCTGTGAGACTAAAAGATATAGAAGAAGCTCAACAAAATGTAGTTAATGTCATAAGAAGGTTAGAGGATGCTGGTGAAATAGTAACACCTAGAGGAGGAGATGAAGTAATTGTCTAG
- a CDS encoding flagellar hook-length control protein FliK — MSGQMVALDIMKLKSPMKVSAKDNTRYSKKEKNTFESHLEKSNMKRPAKKNKNINQKDESIKSKEKNEERPNKNQLKNNKNDKVTEDKKIDNVDKSDKTEEDDKICKSDNKLYEEQQQDIEVELTPNQEKIIDLLNVLNNELKDMGKEAEKQNHIKFDSIKALKEDIKIVSDILLNNHSKEILKDGEGIDKLQDIVANIDEILKKEDMDNKSSLRNIKRDLNVLLTQGNIKSNKDIRQGQKHIENIKNEEIDIGFIKDIDDNRHVKEQRDIKDNAVKVNMESKVNRESIDLVKPTEGNTRHSLDVTNNGNNFNIEMVSNNKSSNMEAIDSKGFNAIIDKENILEQILDKAKVVIKDKSSEMEIKLKPEFLGKLSIKLAVEKGVLTAKATVDNHEIKQLIETNMNQLKDSLNEQGLDIGAFDVSVTDDGSYEQRQFLNWMSNKSKNNKKKILNSAEYENNTLYVNETHNNNTIKGMYLNSNIDFMA; from the coding sequence ATGAGTGGACAAATGGTTGCATTAGATATAATGAAGCTAAAATCTCCAATGAAAGTATCTGCTAAGGATAATACTAGATATAGTAAAAAAGAAAAAAATACTTTTGAGTCTCATCTAGAAAAGAGTAATATGAAACGACCAGCAAAAAAGAATAAAAATATTAATCAAAAAGATGAGTCGATAAAAAGTAAAGAAAAGAATGAAGAAAGACCTAATAAAAATCAATTAAAAAACAATAAAAATGATAAAGTAACAGAAGATAAAAAAATAGACAATGTTGATAAATCTGATAAGACAGAAGAAGATGATAAAATATGTAAATCAGATAACAAATTGTATGAAGAACAACAGCAGGATATTGAAGTGGAATTAACACCTAATCAAGAGAAAATAATTGATTTGCTTAATGTACTAAATAATGAATTGAAGGATATGGGGAAAGAGGCTGAAAAGCAGAATCATATTAAATTTGATAGCATTAAGGCATTAAAGGAAGATATTAAAATAGTATCTGATATATTGCTTAATAATCATAGTAAAGAAATTTTAAAAGATGGAGAAGGGATAGATAAACTACAGGATATTGTTGCCAATATAGATGAAATATTAAAGAAAGAAGATATGGATAACAAATCCAGTCTACGGAATATAAAAAGAGATTTAAACGTATTATTGACCCAAGGCAATATTAAAAGCAATAAAGATATTAGGCAGGGTCAAAAGCATATAGAAAATATAAAGAATGAAGAAATTGATATAGGTTTTATCAAAGATATTGATGATAATAGGCATGTGAAAGAACAAAGGGATATAAAAGATAATGCAGTTAAAGTTAATATGGAGAGTAAAGTAAATAGAGAGAGTATAGACTTGGTAAAGCCTACAGAAGGTAATACAAGACATAGTTTAGATGTCACAAACAATGGAAACAACTTTAATATAGAGATGGTATCTAATAATAAATCTTCTAATATGGAAGCAATAGATAGCAAAGGTTTTAATGCTATTATAGACAAAGAAAATATATTGGAACAAATATTAGACAAGGCAAAAGTAGTAATTAAAGATAAGTCTTCAGAAATGGAGATAAAATTAAAGCCAGAATTCCTAGGAAAGTTGTCGATAAAATTGGCAGTTGAGAAGGGTGTACTGACTGCAAAGGCTACGGTGGATAATCATGAAATAAAGCAGCTAATAGAGACCAATATGAATCAATTAAAAGATAGTTTGAATGAACAAGGTCTAGACATAGGTGCATTTGATGTTTCTGTAACAGATGATGGTAGTTATGAACAAAGGCAATTTTTAAATTGGATGAGTAATAAAAGCAAGAACAATAAAAAGAAAATATTAAATAGTGCAGAATATGAAAACAATACACTATACGTAAATGAAACCCATAATAATAACACTATAAAAGGGATGTATTTAAATAGTAATATAGATTTTATGGCGTAG
- a CDS encoding TIGR02530 family flagellar biosynthesis protein: MDKIQIQRLNQIVSKNNYKRTVKDIKKNKNFDQILNSLNSKSVKFSKHAQQRINTRNINLSDQDLGKIENAIDKAQAKGVKEALIVMGNKAFIASVKNKTIITTANTEELKENVFTNIDGAVII; encoded by the coding sequence ATGGATAAGATACAGATACAAAGGTTAAATCAGATTGTATCGAAAAATAATTACAAAAGAACAGTAAAAGATATAAAAAAGAATAAAAACTTTGACCAGATATTGAATTCCTTAAATTCTAAAAGTGTTAAATTTTCAAAACATGCTCAGCAGAGAATAAATACTAGGAATATAAACTTAAGTGATCAGGATTTAGGAAAGATTGAAAATGCCATAGATAAGGCCCAGGCTAAAGGAGTAAAAGAAGCATTGATAGTTATGGGAAATAAGGCTTTTATAGCCAGTGTAAAAAACAAAACTATAATTACAACAGCTAATACTGAGGAGTTAAAGGAAAATGTATTTACAAATATAGACGGTGCCGTAATTATATAG
- the fliI gene encoding flagellar protein export ATPase FliI, protein MININKYKSRLNNSELVVYKGKVTQVTGLTIQSSGPLVKLGELCYIYPYNKKNPILSEVVGFKEDKILLMPLGDMTGIGPGSTVVASGHTLKVNVSDNLKGRVLDGLGNPIDGKGPIEISQSYPVSNDPPNPLDRQKISEVLPLGIKVIDGLLTCGKGQRIGIFAGSGVGKSTLMGMISRNAIADINVIGLIGERGREVREFIENDLKEEGLKKSVVVVATSDQPALIRMKGALLTTAIAEYFRDRGKNVLLLMDSLTRFAMAQREIGLAIGEPPVTKGFTPSVFAVLPKLLERAGNSKNGNMTALYTVLVDGDDLNEPITDAARGILDGHIVLSRKLANQNHYPAIDVLGSVSRVMPNICDKTHIKDSNGIKDIIATYRNSEDLINIGAYKMGSNPKIDKAINHIDAIDDFLTQDTMESFEFEETLSILKSILE, encoded by the coding sequence GTGATAAATATAAATAAATATAAGTCTAGATTGAATAATTCAGAATTAGTTGTATATAAAGGGAAAGTAACTCAAGTTACGGGGCTCACAATTCAATCATCAGGTCCATTGGTAAAATTAGGAGAATTATGTTATATATACCCCTATAATAAAAAGAATCCTATTCTTTCGGAAGTTGTAGGTTTTAAGGAAGATAAAATACTTTTAATGCCATTGGGAGATATGACAGGGATAGGCCCGGGAAGCACTGTTGTTGCCAGTGGACATACATTAAAGGTCAATGTTAGTGACAATCTTAAAGGTAGGGTACTGGATGGATTGGGAAATCCTATAGATGGCAAAGGCCCCATAGAAATATCACAATCATACCCTGTTTCCAATGACCCACCCAATCCTTTAGACAGACAAAAAATTAGTGAAGTATTGCCATTGGGTATAAAGGTTATTGATGGATTACTTACTTGTGGAAAGGGACAGAGGATTGGAATATTTGCTGGTAGTGGTGTTGGAAAAAGTACATTAATGGGAATGATATCAAGAAATGCCATTGCAGATATTAATGTAATAGGGTTAATCGGTGAAAGGGGCAGGGAAGTTAGAGAGTTTATTGAAAATGATTTGAAGGAAGAAGGTCTAAAAAAATCAGTGGTTGTAGTTGCTACTTCAGATCAACCTGCTCTAATTAGAATGAAGGGTGCTTTATTGACTACAGCTATAGCGGAATATTTTAGAGATAGAGGAAAAAATGTTCTTCTTCTTATGGATTCCCTTACAAGGTTTGCAATGGCTCAGAGAGAGATAGGACTTGCTATAGGAGAACCACCAGTAACGAAGGGATTCACACCGTCAGTATTTGCTGTATTACCTAAATTATTAGAAAGGGCTGGAAACTCTAAGAATGGAAATATGACGGCCTTATATACGGTGTTGGTAGATGGAGATGATTTGAATGAGCCTATAACAGATGCTGCTAGAGGTATATTAGATGGACATATTGTTTTGTCTAGAAAACTTGCTAACCAAAATCATTATCCGGCTATAGATGTTTTGGGCAGTGTGAGTAGAGTCATGCCAAATATATGCGATAAAACACATATAAAGGATTCTAATGGCATAAAGGACATTATTGCTACATATAGAAATTCTGAAGATCTTATCAATATTGGGGCGTATAAAATGGGAAGCAACCCTAAGATAGACAAGGCCATTAACCATATAGATGCTATTGATGATTTTTTAACTCAAGATACAATGGAGTCGTTTGAATTTGAAGAAACTTTGTCTATATTGAAAAGTATTCTAGAATAA
- the flgC gene encoding flagellar basal body rod protein FlgC, whose amino-acid sequence MSFFNSINVSASGLTAERTRMDIISQNMANVNTTRTSNGTPYRRKMVLFKENNNTFENMLSKYTNSAIKSDGVKVSKIVEDKTPLKSTYEPGHPDADENGYVKKPNVDIVKEMVDMISASRGYEANITALNSSKTMAMKALSIGK is encoded by the coding sequence ATGAGTTTTTTTAATTCTATAAATGTAAGTGCATCTGGACTTACAGCAGAAAGAACGAGGATGGATATTATTTCTCAAAATATGGCCAATGTCAATACAACAAGGACGTCTAATGGCACTCCATATAGGAGAAAAATGGTTTTGTTTAAAGAAAATAATAATACTTTTGAAAACATGTTAAGTAAATATACTAATTCTGCCATAAAGAGTGATGGAGTAAAAGTAAGTAAAATAGTAGAAGATAAGACTCCTTTAAAATCAACCTATGAACCAGGGCATCCAGATGCAGATGAAAATGGATATGTAAAAAAGCCTAATGTAGATATAGTTAAAGAAATGGTGGACATGATATCTGCATCTAGAGGGTATGAAGCCAATATTACTGCGTTGAATTCTTCTAAAACTATGGCTATGAAGGCATTAAGTATTGGCAAATAA
- a CDS encoding flagellar hook assembly protein FlgD codes for MAVESTNNDMLWKDVNSKPEERKTEDKKGDLDKDTFLNLLVTQLRNQDPMNPVEDKEFIAQMAQFSSLEQMQNMNANMKQSQQDIKDLLTIMNMNNNVNIDNIRDDISQIKEVLESYSGDNNVEEGNGDTEDGDVSQEE; via the coding sequence ATGGCAGTAGAATCAACCAATAATGATATGCTTTGGAAGGATGTAAATTCAAAGCCTGAGGAACGGAAGACAGAGGATAAAAAAGGTGATTTAGATAAGGATACCTTTCTAAATTTACTGGTAACTCAGCTTAGGAATCAAGACCCTATGAATCCTGTTGAAGACAAAGAATTTATAGCTCAGATGGCACAGTTTTCTTCATTAGAGCAAATGCAAAATATGAATGCAAATATGAAGCAGTCTCAACAAGATATAAAGGATTTATTAACTATAATGAATATGAATAATAATGTAAATATTGACAATATAAGAGACGATATATCACAAATAAAAGAAGTCTTAGAATCATATAGTGGGGACAATAATGTGGAAGAAGGCAATGGAGATACAGAAGATGGAGATGTAAGCCAAGAAGAATAA
- a CDS encoding flagellar hook protein FlgE translates to MMRSMYSGVSGLRVHQTKMDVIGNNIANVNTVGYKKGQVNFQEVFSELIRGASAPQGGKGGTNPQQIGLGLKLGSINTVHTKGAVQRTNNPTDLMVDGENGYFIVSDDTKFENRYYTRAGNFVVDRAGYLVTPDGYKVLGYKYDEDGNRTSEVGDIRIDMSDMKAPSTTSEVNVSGNLDSRSELPFGVESDGATPPTYTVVKDDSMTYTTDTYIKDSLGNSYKVTLEFEKAVTDGTNEVNGGETYSSDEPDLSWVSNKWYMDIKDIEGLPEGVDFQFNGGTDPIAVSFDKNGELSSGSLDIEFIDDSGNVGSAANLPSGFGKYDENAGEFDNTISLDYAGLTQYAVESDAKPKIVQGNSAGTIESYGIDASGVVIGNYSNGEKKALGQIMLAKFDNPMGLQKIGNNFFMDTRNSGEPQVGKPGNSGFGAIASGALEMSNVDLSLEFTEMITTQRGFQANSRVITTTDEMLQELVNLKR, encoded by the coding sequence ATGATGAGGTCAATGTACTCTGGAGTTTCTGGATTGAGGGTACACCAAACAAAGATGGATGTAATAGGTAATAATATTGCAAATGTAAATACTGTGGGATATAAAAAAGGACAAGTTAATTTTCAGGAAGTTTTCAGTGAATTAATTAGGGGAGCAAGTGCACCTCAAGGAGGTAAGGGAGGTACAAATCCTCAACAAATAGGTTTAGGTCTTAAACTGGGCTCGATAAATACTGTACATACTAAAGGTGCAGTTCAAAGGACAAATAACCCTACAGATCTAATGGTAGATGGGGAAAATGGATATTTTATAGTAAGTGATGATACTAAATTTGAAAATAGGTATTATACAAGGGCAGGTAATTTTGTGGTGGATAGAGCAGGATATTTGGTAACACCTGATGGATATAAGGTGTTAGGGTATAAATATGATGAAGATGGAAATAGGACCAGTGAAGTGGGAGATATAAGGATAGATATGTCGGATATGAAGGCTCCCTCTACTACATCAGAAGTCAATGTAAGTGGAAACCTAGATTCTAGATCAGAATTACCCTTTGGGGTAGAGTCTGATGGTGCTACTCCTCCAACATATACAGTGGTTAAAGATGATAGTATGACTTATACTACAGATACCTATATAAAAGATAGTTTAGGAAATTCTTATAAGGTAACTCTAGAGTTTGAAAAAGCTGTTACTGATGGAACTAATGAAGTAAATGGAGGGGAAACTTATTCTTCAGATGAACCAGATTTGTCATGGGTATCAAACAAATGGTATATGGATATAAAGGATATTGAAGGATTACCTGAAGGCGTGGATTTTCAATTTAATGGAGGCACAGATCCCATTGCTGTGAGTTTTGATAAGAATGGAGAATTATCATCGGGAAGTTTAGACATAGAGTTTATAGATGATAGTGGAAATGTAGGCTCTGCAGCTAACTTACCTTCAGGGTTTGGAAAATATGATGAAAATGCAGGGGAGTTTGACAATACCATATCTCTAGACTATGCTGGCCTTACCCAATATGCAGTGGAATCCGATGCCAAGCCCAAGATTGTACAAGGAAATAGTGCAGGTACTATAGAATCTTATGGGATAGATGCTTCTGGAGTTGTAATAGGTAACTATTCCAATGGAGAAAAGAAGGCATTGGGACAAATTATGTTGGCTAAGTTTGATAATCCTATGGGTCTTCAGAAGATAGGAAATAACTTTTTCATGGATACCAGAAATTCAGGAGAGCCTCAGGTAGGCAAACCTGGAAATAGTGGATTTGGAGCTATAGCTTCAGGGGCTTTGGAAATGTCCAATGTAGATTTATCATTGGAATTTACTGAGATGATAACTACTCAAAGGGGATTTCAAGCCAATTCTAGGGTTATAACTACAACTGACGAAATGTTACAGGAACTAGTAAATCTTAAGAGATAA
- the fliF gene encoding flagellar basal-body MS-ring/collar protein FliF, translating into MSETIAKAKNQLEEFWQGMDKSKKIKLIVGSLVIIILLTGVIYFLTRTEYEVLYTDLSLKDAGLITEKLDEMSVPWENGENNDERTIRVPVEMKNKVKIQLATQGLPKEGYSVLDAFEDSSWTMTEYEKRERVKFGLQNELASTISEIDGIDSATVYIDIPNDDNFLDRDSKATASVFLNLYDESPINQESAKAIRNLVSSAFKKMNAEDVNITDNYGRSYNEENVYNGYDIDNQLNIKQAFENKMNASVKRFLENIFGYGNVDVRTNAIFDFDTEVTNQTLFAPPVEGNDEGLIRSMEQVEEHSVNGTSGAVPGTESNTNDQVDYGTVDGGNSKYDKASKIINYELNEINRQINKSPGKVKDLSVAILINQDALSDGELTDEKRKEISELVESATGTDVKNVTVTAGKFNISIPGSSVGGDTEKSGVNMMIIIGALIGLALIVIIGIIIYRRRKINEEEELQRMLGEKSIESDEVEEINFDKEKSGYKSQVDNFVDKKPETVAQLLRSWINEE; encoded by the coding sequence GTGTCTGAAACCATAGCAAAGGCCAAAAACCAATTGGAGGAATTTTGGCAGGGAATGGATAAAAGTAAAAAGATAAAACTTATTGTAGGCAGCCTAGTAATAATTATATTATTAACTGGAGTAATATATTTTTTAACAAGGACTGAATACGAAGTTTTATATACAGATTTATCTCTAAAGGATGCTGGACTGATAACTGAAAAATTAGATGAAATGAGCGTTCCCTGGGAAAATGGAGAAAACAATGATGAAAGGACTATTAGAGTTCCTGTAGAGATGAAAAATAAAGTGAAGATACAATTGGCAACACAAGGATTGCCAAAGGAAGGATATAGCGTATTAGATGCCTTTGAAGATAGTAGTTGGACGATGACTGAATACGAAAAAAGAGAAAGGGTCAAGTTTGGATTGCAGAATGAACTGGCATCTACGATATCTGAAATAGATGGAATAGATAGTGCGACTGTATACATAGACATACCAAATGATGATAATTTTTTAGATAGAGACAGTAAAGCTACAGCATCAGTTTTTTTGAACTTATATGATGAATCTCCTATAAATCAAGAAAGTGCTAAAGCAATAAGGAATTTAGTTTCTAGTGCATTTAAAAAGATGAATGCAGAAGATGTAAATATAACTGATAATTATGGAAGGTCTTATAATGAGGAAAATGTTTATAATGGATATGATATAGATAATCAATTAAATATAAAGCAGGCATTTGAAAATAAAATGAATGCAAGTGTAAAGAGATTTCTTGAAAACATATTTGGTTATGGTAATGTTGACGTAAGGACTAATGCTATATTTGATTTTGATACTGAGGTTACTAATCAAACATTATTTGCTCCTCCAGTGGAAGGAAATGATGAAGGGCTTATTAGAAGTATGGAACAAGTAGAAGAACATAGTGTAAATGGAACCTCAGGGGCAGTACCTGGCACTGAGTCCAATACAAATGATCAAGTTGATTATGGAACAGTGGATGGAGGAAATTCTAAATATGATAAGGCAAGTAAAATAATTAATTATGAATTAAACGAGATAAATAGACAAATCAATAAAAGTCCAGGAAAAGTTAAGGATTTGTCTGTTGCAATTTTAATAAATCAAGATGCCTTATCAGATGGAGAATTAACAGATGAAAAGAGAAAAGAGATATCTGAGTTAGTTGAAAGTGCAACTGGTACAGATGTGAAAAATGTAACAGTAACTGCTGGTAAATTTAATATATCAATCCCAGGAAGTTCAGTAGGTGGAGATACTGAAAAAAGCGGTGTAAACATGATGATAATAATAGGTGCATTAATTGGACTAGCATTGATAGTCATAATTGGAATAATTATATATAGAAGAAGAAAAATCAATGAAGAAGAGGAACTTCAAAGGATGTTAGGAGAAAAGTCTATCGAATCTGATGAAGTTGAGGAAATTAATTTTGACAAAGAAAAATCGGGATACAAAAGTCAAGTTGACAACTTTGTTGATAAAAAACCAGAAACTGTTGCCCAACTGTTAAGGTCATGGATAAATGAGGAGTAG